In Deinococcus roseus, the following are encoded in one genomic region:
- a CDS encoding MOSC domain-containing protein: MILQTLSIGQAQEHPYQSGLVQSAIVKHSTPEKLQLTFTGLVGDQQVDRRYHGGPDKAICVYASEHYPFWNARLDRELPVPAFGENFTTQGLLESVVCIGDVYQIGGVRVQVTQPRQPCFKLAMRHGIRDLAVQVTGSGFTGFYFRVLEEGLVQAGEPITLLEKGQITIAEANRVMHVDRQDLAGIERLLQEPALSEAWQKELGKRQ, translated from the coding sequence ATGATTCTGCAGACCCTCAGCATAGGACAGGCCCAGGAGCATCCTTACCAGTCGGGACTGGTCCAGAGCGCCATCGTCAAACATTCCACCCCTGAAAAACTTCAACTCACCTTCACTGGACTGGTGGGCGACCAGCAGGTCGACAGACGGTACCATGGGGGTCCAGACAAGGCCATCTGCGTGTATGCCTCAGAGCATTACCCATTCTGGAATGCCCGCCTGGATCGGGAACTTCCTGTACCTGCATTTGGGGAGAATTTCACCACACAAGGCCTTCTGGAGTCAGTGGTGTGCATTGGAGATGTGTACCAGATTGGAGGGGTCAGGGTACAGGTGACCCAGCCCAGACAGCCCTGCTTTAAACTGGCCATGCGGCATGGCATCAGGGATCTGGCGGTGCAGGTCACCGGGAGTGGGTTCACAGGGTTCTATTTTAGGGTGCTGGAAGAAGGTCTGGTGCAGGCAGGTGAGCCCATCACTTTGCTGGAAAAAGGCCAGATCACCATTGCTGAAGCCAATCGGGTGATGCATGTTGACCGCCAGGATCTTGCAGGCATTGAACGGCTCTTGCAGGAACCTGCCCTGTCAGAGGCCTGGCAGAAAGAACTGGGAAAACGCCAGTAA
- a CDS encoding YceD family protein, whose product MSVNSANPAIRLSRILNIPGEEVTDSGTFDLLKYEQGGEEAILNVQDGRYKVTASNVGEDRFWLSGTVEATLFQECARCLRPTPVPVTTQLGILMEYSPKVEIPYLDEGEAGEEVIKFGDPIFNLGDIFVENLLINLPYVVLHDENCKGLCPICGIDLNPDSGQTCPFDNCPRVAQEKDSANPFGALKNLDLPDE is encoded by the coding sequence ATGTCTGTGAATAGCGCTAATCCCGCCATTCGCCTGTCACGCATCCTCAACATCCCTGGAGAAGAGGTTACCGACTCCGGAACCTTCGATCTGTTGAAATATGAACAGGGCGGCGAAGAAGCCATCCTGAATGTGCAAGACGGGCGATACAAAGTAACCGCCAGCAATGTTGGAGAAGACCGATTCTGGCTCTCTGGCACCGTGGAAGCCACCCTCTTTCAGGAATGTGCCCGCTGCCTCAGGCCCACTCCCGTGCCTGTGACCACCCAACTGGGCATCCTGATGGAATACAGCCCCAAAGTGGAAATCCCCTACCTGGATGAAGGTGAGGCCGGAGAGGAAGTCATCAAGTTCGGTGATCCCATCTTCAACCTCGGGGACATTTTTGTGGAAAACCTGCTGATCAATCTGCCTTATGTGGTGCTCCACGACGAGAACTGCAAGGGACTGTGCCCCATCTGCGGCATTGACCTCAACCCGGACAGTGGCCAGACCTGCCCCTTCGACAATTGCCCCCGTGTGGCCCAGGAAAAAGACAGCGCAAACCCTTTCGGTGCCCTGAAAAACCTGGACCTCCCTGATGAGTGA
- the rocF gene encoding arginase, giving the protein MEVAILGIPMDLGAGRRGVDMGASALRNARIKQHLQDLGHSVTDLGNIPVEIADTFNVLEQSGMVFLDPIYDACKRTYDVLLDLPENVFPICMGGDHSVSMGTVAGCARGERTGLIWVDAHTDFNTPETSPTGNIHGMPVAHLCGIGHEKLLSIAGAWQIRPEDIVMIGIRSVDSEERRLIKEHGITVYTMREVDMKGISRIAEETLKKLGHLKRIHVSFDADGLDPTLAPGVGTPVEGGLTYREAHLLMELFADSGKITSMDIVEVNPILDEKNRTAQVMVEMAGSLLGKRIL; this is encoded by the coding sequence ATGGAAGTGGCCATTCTCGGAATCCCAATGGACCTCGGCGCTGGACGCCGGGGCGTAGACATGGGGGCCAGTGCCCTCAGAAATGCCCGCATCAAGCAACACCTGCAAGACCTCGGGCACTCGGTGACCGACCTGGGCAACATCCCGGTGGAAATTGCCGACACCTTCAATGTGCTGGAACAATCCGGCATGGTCTTTCTGGACCCCATCTACGATGCCTGCAAACGCACCTATGACGTGCTGCTGGACCTCCCCGAGAACGTCTTCCCCATCTGCATGGGTGGAGACCACTCGGTCAGCATGGGCACGGTGGCAGGTTGCGCCAGAGGGGAACGCACCGGACTGATCTGGGTGGATGCCCACACCGACTTCAACACCCCGGAGACCAGCCCCACCGGCAACATCCACGGCATGCCTGTGGCCCATCTGTGCGGCATCGGGCATGAAAAACTGCTCTCCATTGCAGGAGCATGGCAGATCCGTCCCGAAGACATCGTGATGATCGGAATCCGCAGCGTGGACAGCGAAGAACGCCGCCTGATCAAAGAGCACGGCATCACCGTTTACACCATGCGCGAAGTGGACATGAAAGGCATCTCCAGAATTGCCGAGGAGACCCTGAAAAAACTGGGGCACCTGAAGCGCATTCACGTGTCTTTCGATGCAGACGGACTGGATCCCACCCTGGCCCCTGGCGTGGGCACCCCTGTGGAAGGCGGTCTGACCTACCGTGAAGCCCACCTTTTGATGGAACTCTTTGCAGACAGCGGCAAAATCACCAGCATGGACATCGTGGAAGTCAATCCCATTCTGGACGAGAAAAACCGCACCGCACAGGTGATGGTGGAGATGGCAGGAAGCTTGCTGGGGAAACGCATCCTCTGA
- a CDS encoding Ig-like domain-containing protein, which yields MKHRFLLSAGLVLGLVSCQMSGTPTDKTLPTVTLAANKTTLNIGENLELTATATDNKGVARVEFYKGAVKVGEDTTSPYTYTEKTTVDGNFTYTARAIDTSNNSKTSDPPTAITVNPTPPSSSGSGSGAMAVLEKDGETFAFVPSATGIIKIPLAKDGVIKTGVAASVVRPQGISKTDTFSVDACTADWEHFKVACVSYLSPNVYVMDVATGVVDTIATGLTEQVSYSGGNCYICGILYDPRDDVFLISTKPGYGMLDHLVTKTIKTNILADVAENFGYNPITNQIFSPQYLTQSSIDLVDVATKKAYKLDGTLVPDLDEPDHGAVDYNTNIGITANEYDLFAHLVDLNDVQLNQPAAGQFKTKTFTKSLAHNQQCNWPLTDISVDSIIHVAFFSAEFCSGSARDAMGFVKMPTSKTAPLEFGDYAFSSIPNPAEGVTWLNPGDPHGIANFTLAAGSKHYGLLMNDSKTYLAVVDLEKLMDAPRDPNDIHLVKADYDLKANQVIFFFHVAMP from the coding sequence ATGAAGCACCGGTTTTTACTGAGCGCAGGACTTGTCTTGGGTCTGGTTTCCTGTCAGATGAGCGGAACCCCAACGGACAAGACGCTGCCCACCGTCACCCTGGCCGCCAACAAAACCACCCTCAACATCGGAGAAAACCTGGAGCTCACCGCCACCGCCACCGACAACAAAGGGGTGGCCAGGGTGGAATTCTACAAAGGTGCAGTCAAAGTCGGCGAAGACACCACCAGCCCTTACACCTACACCGAAAAAACCACAGTGGATGGCAATTTCACGTACACAGCCAGAGCCATTGACACCTCCAACAACAGCAAAACCAGTGATCCTCCCACAGCCATCACGGTCAATCCAACGCCACCCAGTTCCAGTGGTTCTGGCTCAGGTGCCATGGCCGTGCTGGAAAAAGACGGAGAAACTTTTGCATTTGTGCCTTCCGCAACAGGCATCATCAAAATTCCGCTGGCCAAAGATGGCGTGATCAAGACCGGAGTGGCTGCCTCGGTGGTGCGTCCACAGGGCATCAGCAAGACAGACACCTTCAGTGTGGATGCCTGCACGGCAGACTGGGAACACTTCAAGGTGGCCTGCGTGAGCTACCTCTCCCCCAATGTCTATGTGATGGATGTGGCCACTGGAGTGGTGGACACCATTGCCACCGGATTGACCGAGCAGGTGTCCTACAGCGGCGGGAACTGCTACATCTGTGGCATCCTCTATGATCCCAGAGACGATGTGTTCCTGATTTCCACCAAGCCGGGTTATGGCATGCTGGACCATCTGGTGACCAAAACCATCAAAACCAACATCCTGGCAGATGTGGCCGAAAACTTCGGATACAACCCCATCACCAACCAGATCTTCTCCCCTCAATACCTCACCCAGAGTTCCATTGATCTGGTGGATGTGGCCACCAAAAAAGCCTACAAACTGGATGGCACCCTGGTCCCAGATCTGGATGAGCCAGACCATGGCGCAGTGGATTACAACACCAACATCGGCATCACCGCCAACGAGTACGACCTGTTCGCCCACCTTGTGGACCTGAACGATGTGCAGCTGAACCAACCCGCAGCAGGGCAGTTCAAGACCAAAACCTTCACCAAATCCCTGGCCCACAACCAGCAATGCAACTGGCCCCTCACTGACATCAGTGTGGATTCCATCATCCATGTGGCTTTCTTCAGCGCAGAGTTCTGCAGTGGTTCTGCCCGAGATGCCATGGGCTTTGTGAAAATGCCCACCTCCAAAACAGCACCCCTGGAATTTGGAGATTATGCCTTCAGCAGCATTCCCAATCCAGCCGAAGGAGTGACCTGGCTCAATCCCGGTGATCCTCACGGCATTGCCAACTTCACCCTGGCCGCAGGCAGCAAACACTACGGTCTGCTGATGAACGACAGCAAAACCTACCTGGCCGTGGTGGACCTGGAAAAACTGATGGATGCCCCCAGAGACCCCAACGACATCCATCTGGTCAAGGCAGATTATGACCTGAAAGCCAATCAGGTGATCTTCTTCTTCCATGTGGCCATGCCCTGA
- a CDS encoding carboxypeptidase M32, translating to MEQLKELKHLIGQISDLGGAMGLLSWDQETYMPPKGAEARAQQMATLARISHELMTGEKMGGLLEDLKGFEEQQAADSMDAAMIRVARRDHEKRTRIPVDFVEKASLARNRAHHAWIKARQESNFALFQDNLQEMMDLAREGAELVGYEDHPYNAVLDDYEEDAKVSEIKTVFASLRDQTLPLLRAVLDAGDATDYSILNRPLAAEKQKDFALKVARDLGLSPEFSRLDTTTHPFQTNFSIDDIRITTRYDETYWPTALYGVWHETGHGLYEHGVNPELERTNLARGTSLGIHESQSRMVENMICRSRAFWQHYGADFSAAAPEVAADLSAEELYRAVNRVQQSLIRVEADELTYNFHIMLRFELELELFEGTLAIKDLPEAWNQKMQDYLGITPPNDALGVLQDIHWSSGLIGYFPTYSLGNLYACQLWNAAAQDLGDMDALIAQGEAHKIIGWMRENVHQYGKMYSPRELIQKATGAPLNADHYVKYLNAKYRDVYGI from the coding sequence ATGGAACAGCTGAAAGAACTGAAACACCTGATTGGTCAGATCTCAGACCTGGGCGGGGCCATGGGCCTCTTGAGCTGGGACCAGGAAACCTACATGCCGCCAAAAGGGGCAGAGGCCAGAGCCCAGCAAATGGCCACCCTGGCCCGCATTTCCCATGAATTGATGACGGGTGAGAAAATGGGGGGGTTGCTGGAAGACCTGAAGGGGTTTGAAGAACAGCAAGCTGCAGATTCCATGGACGCTGCCATGATCCGGGTGGCCCGCAGGGACCACGAGAAGCGCACCCGCATCCCTGTGGATTTTGTGGAAAAGGCCAGTCTGGCCCGCAACCGTGCCCACCACGCCTGGATCAAAGCCCGCCAGGAATCCAACTTTGCACTGTTTCAGGACAACCTGCAGGAAATGATGGACCTGGCCCGGGAAGGGGCAGAACTGGTGGGCTACGAGGATCATCCTTACAATGCCGTGCTGGACGATTATGAGGAGGATGCCAAAGTCAGCGAGATCAAGACGGTCTTCGCCAGCCTGCGGGACCAGACCCTTCCCCTCTTGCGTGCTGTCCTGGATGCAGGGGATGCCACCGATTACAGCATCCTGAACCGCCCTCTGGCCGCAGAGAAGCAGAAGGATTTTGCCCTGAAAGTGGCCCGTGACCTGGGTCTGTCTCCTGAGTTTTCCCGTCTGGACACCACCACCCATCCTTTCCAGACCAACTTTTCCATCGACGACATCCGCATCACCACCCGATACGACGAGACCTACTGGCCCACGGCCCTGTATGGGGTCTGGCATGAAACCGGACACGGCCTGTACGAGCATGGGGTGAATCCTGAGCTGGAACGCACCAACCTGGCCAGGGGCACCAGCCTGGGCATCCACGAAAGCCAGTCCCGCATGGTAGAGAACATGATCTGCCGTTCCCGTGCTTTCTGGCAGCATTATGGTGCAGACTTCAGTGCTGCCGCCCCTGAAGTGGCTGCGGATTTGAGTGCAGAAGAGCTGTACCGTGCAGTGAACCGGGTGCAACAAAGCCTGATCCGGGTGGAGGCCGATGAGCTCACCTACAACTTTCACATCATGCTGCGCTTTGAGCTGGAACTGGAGCTGTTTGAGGGCACCCTGGCCATCAAGGACCTGCCAGAAGCCTGGAACCAGAAAATGCAGGACTACCTGGGGATCACCCCTCCCAACGACGCTCTGGGGGTTTTGCAGGACATCCACTGGTCTTCTGGCCTGATCGGGTATTTCCCCACCTATTCTTTAGGGAACCTGTATGCCTGTCAGCTGTGGAATGCTGCTGCTCAGGATCTGGGCGACATGGACGCCCTGATTGCCCAGGGAGAAGCCCACAAAATCATTGGCTGGATGAGGGAAAATGTGCACCAGTATGGCAAGATGTACAGCCCCAGAGAACTGATCCAGAAGGCCACAGGTGCACCTCTGAATGCAGACCACTACGTGAAATACCTGAATGCCAAGTACCGGGATGTGTACGGGATCTGA
- the rpmF gene encoding 50S ribosomal protein L32, giving the protein MAKHPVPKKKTSKSKRDMRRSHHALVVPNLVECPNCHSKKLQHHVCNECGYYDGKQVLSV; this is encoded by the coding sequence ATGGCTAAACACCCCGTACCCAAGAAGAAAACTTCTAAATCCAAACGCGACATGCGCCGCAGCCACCACGCTCTGGTGGTCCCCAACCTGGTCGAGTGCCCCAACTGCCACTCCAAGAAACTCCAGCACCACGTGTGCAACGAGTGCGGTTACTACGACGGCAAACAAGTCCTGAGCGTCTAA
- the moaC gene encoding cyclic pyranopterin monophosphate synthase MoaC translates to MSELTHFEEGAPRMVDVADKPSTTRTAQAEAIIMLPEPARLALQNNPKGDPLMVAQLAGIMGAKKTSDLIPLCHPLPIKKAGVEIEPHAQGLRVIATVKTEGQTGVEMEALTAVSVAALTVYDMLKAASKGIEIQNIRLLSKTGGKSGDYHAEEQP, encoded by the coding sequence ATGAGTGAACTGACCCACTTTGAAGAGGGTGCCCCCCGCATGGTGGATGTGGCAGACAAGCCCAGCACCACGCGCACCGCACAGGCTGAAGCCATCATCATGCTGCCAGAACCTGCAAGGCTGGCTTTGCAGAACAACCCCAAGGGCGACCCACTCATGGTCGCCCAGCTTGCTGGCATCATGGGGGCCAAGAAAACCAGCGATCTGATTCCGTTGTGCCATCCCCTCCCCATCAAAAAAGCGGGCGTGGAGATTGAACCGCATGCCCAGGGACTCAGGGTGATTGCCACCGTGAAAACCGAAGGCCAGACGGGCGTGGAAATGGAAGCCCTGACTGCTGTCAGTGTGGCTGCCCTCACGGTCTACGACATGCTGAAAGCCGCCAGCAAAGGCATCGAGATCCAGAACATCCGCCTGCTGTCCAAAACCGGCGGCAAGAGCGGCGATTATCACGCAGAGGAGCAACCGTGA
- a CDS encoding glycoside hydrolase family 3 C-terminal domain-containing protein — translation MSDAPLYLNPDLDLGQRLQDLLSRMTVREKISQLWHEAPGIPRLGIAAYNSWSEGLHGVARNGRATVFPQAIGMAATWNAQLVQNVADAISTEARAKYHAALKRNGKTDIYQGLNLWSPNINIFRDPRWGRGQETWGEDPFLTGTLGSAFVRGLQGDHPTYLKTAACAKHYAVHSGPEKLRHGFDAQVSLKDLHETYLPAFKKLVTEANVEAVMGAYNRVNGDPACAHPYLIGKVLREDWGFQGHVVSDCWAISDFDGPHGCTPNPTESAAKALKAGCDLECGCRYSHLLEAHEQGLITEADLDLALTRVYATRFKLGMFDPPERVPYASISTDVVACQEHAALAHRAAVESVVLLKNKNNILPLRDDLKSLFVLGPTATSVEVLLGNYYGMNTGLTTLLEGLMGRIPEGVRTEYRIATHVLHESQSHTSWIFQSAAQNDVVIACMGITPHMEGEEGESIDSAENGDRTRIELPEVQLDALRKLSEAGAKTVLVLTGGSAVALEEVADLVEAIVFVWYPGQEGGRAVADVLFGDQSPSGKLPVTFPRSTADLPDFEDYRMTGRTYRYSTIEPLFPFGYGLTYGQVQLSDLQAPATLSADHDLHLSLQVHNPGPRDLSEVVQVYVQHPEVATPVPLQQLVAFQKVSVPAGATQQVQFAVPSSALQLINAQGEGVWSEGPVEITVGTCSPGQRGLDLGAAVPLAVQVAAPPVTG, via the coding sequence ATGTCTGATGCCCCGTTGTACCTCAATCCTGACCTCGATCTGGGCCAGCGTTTGCAAGATCTGCTCAGCAGGATGACCGTTCGTGAAAAAATCTCCCAGCTGTGGCATGAAGCGCCCGGGATTCCCCGTCTGGGCATTGCGGCTTACAACTCCTGGAGCGAGGGGCTGCACGGGGTGGCCCGCAATGGCAGGGCCACGGTGTTTCCGCAGGCCATCGGGATGGCAGCCACCTGGAATGCGCAACTGGTGCAAAATGTGGCGGATGCCATCAGCACCGAAGCGCGGGCCAAATACCATGCGGCCCTGAAAAGAAATGGCAAGACCGACATCTACCAGGGCCTGAATTTGTGGTCTCCCAACATCAACATCTTCCGGGATCCTCGCTGGGGGCGGGGGCAGGAAACCTGGGGGGAAGATCCTTTCCTGACCGGAACCCTGGGCAGTGCTTTTGTCAGAGGGCTTCAGGGAGACCATCCCACCTACCTGAAAACCGCGGCATGTGCCAAACATTATGCGGTGCACTCTGGACCCGAAAAACTGCGTCACGGTTTTGATGCCCAGGTCAGCCTGAAAGACCTGCATGAAACCTACCTGCCTGCCTTCAAAAAGCTGGTCACAGAAGCAAACGTGGAGGCGGTGATGGGGGCTTACAACCGGGTCAATGGCGATCCTGCCTGTGCCCACCCGTATTTGATTGGGAAGGTGCTGCGAGAAGACTGGGGCTTTCAGGGGCATGTGGTTTCGGATTGCTGGGCCATTTCGGATTTTGATGGTCCCCACGGCTGCACCCCCAATCCCACCGAGAGTGCCGCAAAGGCCCTGAAGGCAGGCTGTGACCTGGAGTGCGGTTGCCGTTACTCCCATTTGCTGGAAGCCCATGAGCAGGGCCTGATCACCGAAGCAGACCTGGACCTTGCCCTCACCCGGGTGTACGCCACACGGTTCAAACTGGGCATGTTCGATCCACCTGAACGGGTGCCTTATGCCAGCATTTCCACGGATGTGGTGGCCTGCCAGGAACACGCTGCACTGGCCCATCGGGCCGCGGTGGAATCGGTGGTGCTGCTGAAGAACAAAAACAACATCCTGCCCCTCAGGGACGACCTCAAGAGCCTCTTTGTGCTGGGTCCCACCGCCACCAGCGTGGAGGTGCTCCTGGGCAACTATTACGGCATGAACACCGGCCTCACCACCCTGCTGGAAGGACTGATGGGGCGCATTCCTGAAGGGGTGCGTACAGAGTACCGCATTGCCACCCATGTGCTGCATGAATCCCAGTCGCACACCAGCTGGATTTTCCAGTCGGCGGCCCAGAACGATGTGGTGATTGCCTGCATGGGCATCACGCCCCACATGGAAGGGGAAGAAGGGGAATCCATCGATTCTGCAGAGAACGGGGACCGCACCCGCATTGAACTCCCGGAGGTGCAACTTGATGCCCTGCGCAAACTGTCCGAAGCCGGAGCAAAAACCGTGCTGGTCCTGACCGGAGGTTCTGCTGTGGCCCTGGAGGAGGTGGCCGATCTGGTGGAGGCCATTGTGTTCGTGTGGTATCCGGGTCAGGAGGGGGGTCGTGCTGTGGCCGATGTGCTTTTTGGCGATCAATCCCCCAGTGGAAAGTTGCCCGTCACTTTTCCCAGAAGCACTGCAGACCTGCCCGACTTCGAGGATTACCGCATGACCGGACGCACCTACCGTTACAGCACCATCGAACCCCTCTTTCCTTTCGGGTATGGCCTGACTTACGGACAGGTCCAGCTTTCTGATTTGCAGGCTCCTGCCACCCTTTCTGCAGACCATGACCTTCACCTGAGCCTGCAGGTGCACAACCCCGGCCCACGCGACCTCTCCGAGGTGGTGCAGGTTTACGTGCAGCATCCTGAGGTTGCCACTCCGGTCCCCTTGCAGCAACTGGTGGCTTTTCAGAAAGTCTCTGTGCCCGCAGGAGCCACCCAGCAGGTTCAGTTTGCTGTGCCTTCCAGTGCCCTGCAGCTCATCAATGCCCAGGGCGAAGGGGTGTGGTCAGAGGGGCCTGTGGAAATCACAGTGGGCACCTGTTCTCCTGGTCAGCGTGGGCTGGATCTGGGGGCGGCAGTTCCCCTTGCTGTTCAGGTGGCTGCTCCTCCAGTCACAGGTTGA
- the glnA gene encoding type I glutamate--ammonia ligase, producing the protein MHDEHVDFLDVRFVDVPGREQHFTLPTRHLTPELLQAGIAFDGSSIKGFRGIDKSDMLLIPEPHTACLDPFAKHKTLMVTCHVVEPETGKPYLRDPRNIARRAQEHLISTGIADTAYFGPEVEFFVLDSVGYAVSPHASFFEVNATESWWTTGTQGNGYNLPRKGGYAPLPPADRYSDLRSDMVKHLESIGIPIELHHHEVASAGQMEIDMRFAPLLDAAEHVLKYKYVVKNTAFQAGKTATFMPKPFYGDNGSGMHCHQSLWKDGQPLFYDPEGYAELSDLAMSYAAGLLYHGPALTALTNPSVNSYRRLVPGYEAPVNLVISAGNRSAVVRIPAFYKGPQHARDKRIEFRAPDPSANPYLAFSAILLAGLDGIRQGMKPPPPMDKNVYSLSARESRRIKTLPRTLDEALDELESDHEFLLAGDVFSRDFLENWIDLKREESEAFRLQTTPKEFEMYYNI; encoded by the coding sequence ATGCATGACGAACACGTGGACTTTCTGGATGTGCGTTTCGTGGATGTGCCAGGCAGAGAGCAGCACTTCACCCTTCCCACCCGTCACCTGACCCCCGAACTTTTGCAGGCAGGCATTGCCTTTGATGGTTCTTCCATCAAGGGTTTCAGGGGCATCGACAAATCTGACATGCTGCTCATTCCAGAACCCCACACCGCCTGCCTGGATCCTTTTGCAAAGCACAAAACCCTGATGGTCACCTGTCATGTGGTGGAACCCGAAACCGGGAAACCCTACCTCAGGGACCCCCGCAACATTGCCAGACGGGCACAGGAACACCTGATCTCCACGGGCATTGCAGACACTGCTTACTTTGGTCCAGAAGTAGAATTCTTTGTGCTGGACAGTGTGGGTTACGCCGTTTCTCCCCATGCCAGCTTCTTTGAAGTGAATGCCACCGAATCCTGGTGGACCACAGGCACACAGGGAAATGGTTACAACCTGCCCAGAAAGGGCGGTTATGCTCCTCTGCCCCCGGCAGACCGTTACTCCGATTTGCGCAGCGACATGGTCAAGCATCTGGAGTCCATTGGGATTCCCATTGAGCTGCACCACCATGAAGTGGCCAGCGCAGGCCAGATGGAAATTGACATGCGTTTTGCTCCTTTGCTGGATGCTGCAGAACACGTATTGAAGTACAAGTATGTGGTGAAAAACACGGCTTTTCAGGCAGGCAAGACCGCCACCTTCATGCCCAAACCTTTTTATGGAGACAACGGCTCAGGCATGCACTGCCACCAGTCCCTCTGGAAAGACGGACAGCCCCTGTTTTACGACCCGGAAGGGTACGCCGAACTTTCAGATCTGGCCATGAGCTACGCTGCAGGATTGCTGTACCACGGTCCTGCCCTGACCGCCCTCACCAACCCCAGCGTGAACAGTTACCGCCGTCTGGTGCCCGGTTACGAGGCCCCAGTCAATCTGGTGATCAGTGCGGGCAACCGCTCTGCAGTGGTGCGCATCCCTGCCTTCTACAAAGGTCCCCAGCATGCCAGAGACAAACGCATCGAGTTCAGGGCACCGGATCCCAGTGCCAACCCCTATCTGGCCTTCAGTGCCATTTTGCTGGCAGGTTTAGACGGCATCCGGCAGGGCATGAAGCCCCCACCGCCCATGGACAAGAACGTGTACTCGCTGTCTGCCCGTGAATCCAGGCGCATCAAGACCCTGCCCAGAACCCTCGATGAGGCCCTGGACGAACTGGAATCCGACCATGAATTCCTGCTGGCTGGAGATGTCTTCTCCCGGGATTTCCTGGAGAACTGGATCGATCTCAAAAGGGAAGAATCCGAAGCCTTCCGGCTGCAGACCACCCCCAAAGAGTTTGAGATGTACTACAACATCTGA
- a CDS encoding DUF3052 domain-containing protein, with the protein MAGYSGRTLTQKLGLKPHMKAMWLDAPDGHLDWLPDLQEITEITEITAGSEGTSPLDFIHLYVTRKQILQEKLPELRTLLNPAGMIWVSWPKKASQVPTDVTEDTIRDLALSLDLVDVKVCAVSEVWSGLKLVIPKASRARAVQML; encoded by the coding sequence ATGGCGGGATACTCTGGCAGGACCCTCACCCAGAAACTGGGTTTGAAGCCCCACATGAAAGCCATGTGGCTGGATGCACCGGATGGCCACCTGGACTGGCTTCCAGACCTTCAAGAAATCACAGAGATCACAGAAATCACAGCAGGGTCTGAGGGCACATCACCTCTGGACTTCATTCACCTGTATGTGACCCGGAAGCAGATCCTGCAAGAAAAGCTTCCTGAACTGCGCACCCTCCTGAATCCTGCAGGCATGATCTGGGTGTCCTGGCCCAAAAAAGCCTCCCAGGTGCCCACCGATGTCACCGAGGACACCATCCGGGATCTGGCCCTCTCGCTGGATCTGGTGGATGTGAAAGTCTGTGCCGTCAGTGAGGTGTGGTCTGGTCTGAAACTGGTGATTCCAAAAGCCAGCAGGGCACGCGCGGTTCAGATGTTGTAG
- a CDS encoding helix-turn-helix domain-containing protein, whose amino-acid sequence MKLSERLRELRAERNLRLKDVAAIAGISVPYLSDLERGRTNPSLDTLQTLATAYDITVHDLLESVEFYGLNTDGALPKGLADLVADPVLGGQLTPDWVRTLSRIELRGKRPRDKQDWYEIYLHLKRILE is encoded by the coding sequence ATGAAACTGAGCGAACGCTTACGTGAACTCCGCGCAGAACGGAATTTGAGGCTCAAAGACGTGGCTGCCATTGCTGGCATCAGCGTCCCGTACCTCTCCGACCTGGAGCGCGGGAGAACCAATCCAAGCCTGGATACCTTGCAAACCCTTGCCACCGCGTATGACATCACGGTGCATGACCTGCTGGAATCCGTAGAATTCTACGGTCTGAATACTGATGGTGCACTTCCCAAAGGCCTTGCCGATCTGGTGGCAGACCCCGTGCTGGGCGGTCAACTGACCCCCGACTGGGTGCGCACCCTGAGCCGCATTGAACTGCGTGGCAAGCGCCCCAGAGACAAGCAGGACTGGTACGAAATCTACCTGCACCTCAAACGCATTCTGGAGTGA